From a single Ochotona princeps isolate mOchPri1 chromosome 12, mOchPri1.hap1, whole genome shotgun sequence genomic region:
- the SERTM1 gene encoding serine-rich and transmembrane domain-containing protein 1, whose product MSEQDSSSGFASTVENGTFLELFPTSLSTSVDPSAGHLSNVYIYVSIFLSLLAFLLLLLIIALQRLKNIISSSSSYPEYPSDAGSSFTNLEVCSISSQRSTFSNLSS is encoded by the coding sequence ATGTCTGAGCAGGACTCTTCATCTGGGTTTGCCAGCACTGTAGAGAACGGCACCTTCCTCGAGCTGTTTCCTACTTCGCTATCCACCTCTGTGGACCCATCCGCGGGCCACCTGTCAAATGTCTACATCTACGTGTCCATATTCCTCAGCCTCTTAGCGTTTCTGCTTCTGCTGTTAATCATTGCCCTTCAGAGGCTCAAAAACATCatctcctccagctcctcctaCCCAGAGTATCCAAGTGATGCCGGAAGTTCTTTCACCAACTTGGAAGTCTGCAGCATTTCCTCTCAAAGGTCCACTTTTTCAAATCTCTCCTCCTGA